Proteins from one Elephas maximus indicus isolate mEleMax1 chromosome 12, mEleMax1 primary haplotype, whole genome shotgun sequence genomic window:
- the SRCAP gene encoding helicase SRCAP isoform X1, whose product MALGFAALRASDYGNVCCRSSCDWRGVSWSRCDSPDSPQYGGTVEVQTFTGGVVSAHTGAPEAGEPERRLGRPGGPRALEDGSRWPVAQNEASSQHALQPDASPSASSSGDDPVILQASNEGPESGTMQSSPSPAHPQLPILQTQMVSDGMTGSNPVSPASSSSPASSGAGGLSPQHLAQDSSLDGPPGPPDGATVSLEGLSLPQAADLVNKGPKWEKSHAEIAEQAKHEAEIETRIAELRKEGFWSLKRLPKVPEPPRPKGHWDYLCEEMQWLSADFAQERRWKRGVARKVVRMVIRHHEEQRQKEERARREEQAKLRRIASAMAKDVRQFWSNVEKVVQFKQQSRLEEKRKKALDLHLDFIVGQTEKYSDLLSQSLNQPLASSKAGSSPCLGSSHTGSAASSPPPPASQLDDEDGDFQPQEEEEDDEETIEVEEQQEGNDAETQRREIELLRREGELPLEELLRSLPPQLLGGPSSPSQTPSSHDSDTRDEPEEGGEEEPSQVLKGKPPPSSVTQRNKQPWHPDEDDEEFTANEDEAEDEEDTIAAEEQLEGEVDHAMELSELAREGELSMEELLQLYAGAYASDTSAAGSGSSEEEEEEEEVEPNTSDCEPEEGTEAEEAPQENSSSQSDSAEEQSEDEEDEHSEEEETTVSSESEESESEDSEEAQSQSQADEEEEEDDDFGVEYLLARDEEQNEADGGSGPPTPGPTTTLGPKKEITDIAAAAESLQPKGYTLATTQVKTPIPLLLRGQLREYQHIGLDWLVTMYEKKLNGILADEMGLGKTIQTISLLAHLACEKGNWGPHLIIVPTSVMLNWEMELKRWCPSFKILTYYGAQKERKLKRQGWTKPNAFHVCITSYKLVLQDHQAFRRKNWRYLILDEAQNIKNFKSQRWQSLLNFNSQRRLLLTGTPLQNSLMELWSLMHFLMPHVFQSHREFKEWFSNPLTGMIEGSQEYNEGLVKRLHKVLRPFLLRRVKVDVEKQMPKKYEHVIRCRLSKRQRCLYDDFMAQTTTKETLATGHFMSVINILMQLRKVCNHPNLFDPRPVTSPFITPGICFSTASLVLQATDVHPLQRIDMGLFDLIGLEGRVSRYEADTFLPRHRLSRRVLLEVATAPDPPPRPKPVKMKVNRMLQPVPKQEGRTVVVVNSPRTPLGPVPVRPPSGPELSAQLTPGSTPPVLPAPLMVSASTTGSPLIPASRPPGPVLLPPLQPNSGPLPQVLPSPLGVLGGTSRPPTPTLSLKPAPPAPVRLSPAPPPGSSSLLKPLTVPPGYTFPPAAATTTSATTATATTTAVPAPTPAPQRLILTPDMQARLPSGEVVSIGQLASLAQRPVASTGGSKPLTFQIQGNKLTLTGAQVRQLAVGQPRPLQMPPTMVNNTGVVKIVVRQAPRDGLTPVPPLAPAPRPPSSGLPAVLTPRPTLTPGRLPTPALGTSRAPISTPTLVRPLLKLVHSPSPEVTASAPGAAPLTISSPLPVPSSLPGPASSPMPVPNSSPLASPVSSTVPVPAPVSSSLPISVSTTLPASASAPLTIPISASLPASASGPALLTTVTPTLAPVVSAVPGSPSLAPAGASPSASALTLGLATAPSLSPSQAPGHPLLLAPTSSHVPGLNSTVAPACSPVLVPASALASPFPAAPNPAPAQASLLAPAPSTSQTLATSLAPMAAPQTAILAPSPAPSLAPLPVLASSQTPVPVLAPSSTPGTPLVSTSSLVPAPTPVLASSSAQTMVSAPVPPPLPSLASTQTLALAPALASTLSGSSPSQTHSLGTGNPQGAFPAQTLSLTPASSLVPAPAQTLSLAPGPPLGPTQTLSLAAAPTLAPASPVGLSPAHTLTLAPASSSASLLAPASVQTLALSPTQVPVPTLGPAAASTQAPTSQPSSLVASTSGSAPFPVTMVSRLPVPKDEPETLTLRSGPPSPPSTATSFTGPRPRRQPPPPPRSPFYLDSLEEKRKRQRSERLERIFQLSEAHGALAPVYGTEVLDFCTLPQPVASPIGPHAPGPNHPTFWTFTEAARRAVLFPQQRLDQLSEIIERFIFVMPPVEAPAPSLHACHPPPWLAPRQAAFQEQLACELWPRARPLHRIVCNMRTQFPDLRLIQYDCGKLQTLAVLLRQLKAEGHRVLIFTQMTRMLDVLEQFLTYHGHLYLRLDGSTRVEQRQALMERFNADKRIFCFILSTRSGGVGVNLTGADTVVFYDSDWNPTMDAQAQDRCHRIGQTRDVHIYRLISERTVEENILKKANQKRMLGDMAIEGGNFTTAYFKQQTIRELFDMPLEEPSNSSIPSAPEEEEEAVANKQTHILEQALCRAEDEEDIRAATQAKAEQVAELAEFNENDGFPAGEGEEASRPGAEDEEMSRAEQEIAALVEQLTPIERYAMKFLEASLEEVSREELKQAEEQVEAARKDLDQAKEEVFRLPQEEEEGPGAGDETSCGTGGGSHRRSKKIKAPERPGTRVSERLRGARAETQGANHTPVTPTQHTRSTSTPPRSSPARERTPRLAPRPRPTPAPAIPVPTPVPISSPNPVTILPVHILPPPPPLPPSQIPPSCCSPACTPPPACTPSPAHTPPPAHTPLLTPSSPLLLGPSSVPISPPGTNLPLGLGPEAELCAQALASPESLELTGMASSEASPLALVSPKDLLPVAAEVLPMSEKNLSLTPPAPSLTLESGSILNGQEQEVQEPAQGTVLTVLPDGEEVPVCLSESNGVELPPSAASDEPLQEPLEAVRNSEELVEAQTPTSSPEKLQELVTAEVTAPSTSSSATSSPEGPSPARPPRRRTSADVEIRGQGAGCPGQPPGPKVLRKLPGRLVTVVEEKELVRRRRQQRGTASTPAPVVSETGASLGSPSTCSTSGQESSPPTSGPCEASPPSTLPTQTQQPFIARRRIELGVTGGGSPENGERELLAITPPAVKRRRGRPPKKNRSPADSGQGVDEIPSSTSKGKTNGADPVPGAETLIVAEPVVGPQLIPGPHPLGPQSIHKPEPIILSPVEKRRRGRPPKARDLPIPGTISSPGDGNLESRTQPLPLPPPLPSFPPLLACPATVTNTVTTVTISTSPPKRKRGRPPKNPPSPRPSQLPVLDRDSSSVLESCGLGRQQQLQGQGDSEGSSSDEDGGRPLTRLARLRLEAEGMRGRKSEGSMVVAVIQDDLDLVESGPGGLELTPPVVSLAPKLRSTRLRPGSLVPPLETEKVPRKRAGAPVGGGPGQAKRGRPQPLSPLGPEDSVEESEAEASGEEEEEDGTPRRKPGPRRLGGTNQGDQRILRSSAPPHLAGPTISHRGRKAKT is encoded by the exons GAGGCTGAGATTGAGACTCGGATTGCTGAGCTCCGGAAAGAGGGTTTCTGGTCGCTGAAGAGGCTGCCTAAAGTGCCAGAACCCCCCCGCCCCAAAGGCCACTGGGACTATCTGTGTGAGGAAATGCAGTGGCTCTCTGCAGACTTTGCTCAGGAGCGTCGTTGGAAACGGGGTGTAGCCCGTAAG GTAGTGCGCATGGTGATCCGGCACCACGAGGAGCAGCGACAGAAAGAAGAGCGGGCCCGGAGGGAGGAGCAAGCCAAGCTGCGCCGGATTGCCTCCGCCATGGCCAAGGACGTCAGGCAGTTCTGGAGCAACGTGGAGAAG GTGGTGCAATTCAAGCAGCAGTCTCGGCTTGAAGAGAAGCGCAAAAAAGCTCTGGATCTGCACTTAGACTTCATCGTAGGGCAAACTGAAAAGTATTCGGACCTTCTGTCGCAGAGCCTCAACCAACCGCTAGCCTCCAGCAAAGCTGGCTCCTCCCCTTGCCTTGGCTCTTCCCACACTGGCTCGGCTGCCTCCAGCCCACCACCGCCTGCTTCTCAGCTGGATGACGAAG ATGGGGACTTCCAACcccaagaggaggaagaggatgatGAAGAGACAATTGAGGTTGAAGAACAACAGGAAGGCAATGACGCAGAGACCCAGAGGCGTGAGATTGAGCTGCTTCGACGTGAGGGAGAATTGCCACTGGAAGAGCTGCTCCgttccctgccccctcagctgcTAGGAGGGCCTTCCAGTCCCTCACAGACCCCCTCATCTCATGATAGTGATACCCGAGATGAGCCTGAAGAAGGTGGTGAAGAAGAGCCCTCTCAGGTTTTGAAG GGGAAGCCCCCACCCTCATCAGTCACCCAGCGCAACAAACAGCCTTGGCATCCGGATGAAGATGATGAAGAGTTTACTGCCAATGAAGATGAAG CGGAGGATGAAGAGGACACCATAGCAGCTGAGGAGCAGTTGGAAGGGGAAGTGGATCATGCCATGGAGCTGAGCGAGTTGGCTCGAGAAG GGGAGCTATCTATGGAGGAGCTACTGCAGCTGTATGCAGGGGCGTATGCCTCTGATACCTCAGCCGCCGGCTCTGGGAGCagtgaagaggaagaggaagaagaggaggttgAGCCTAACACCTCTGACTGTGAACCAGAGGAAGgcacagaagctgaagaggcgcCTCAAGAGAATAGTAGCAGTCAGTCAG ACTCTGCTGAGGAGCAGAGCGAGGATGAGGAAGACGAGCACTCAGAGGAGGAAGAAACAACTGTGAGTTCAGAATCAGAGGAATCAGAGTCTGAGGATTCTGAGGAGGCCCAATCACAGAGCCAAGcagatgaggaagaggaagaagatgaTGACTTCGGGGTGGAGTACCTGCTGGCCCGAGATGAAGAACAGAATGAGGCAGATGGGGGCAGTGGTCCTCCTACCCCAGGACCCACCACCACTCTAGGCCCTAAGAAAGAAATTACTGACATTGCTGCAGCTGCTGAAAGTCTCCAGCCCAAGGGTTACACCTTGGCCACTACCCAG GTGAAGACGCCTATCCCCCTGCTGCTGCGGGGCCAGCTCCGGGAATACCAACACATTGGACTGGACTGGCTGGTTACTATGTATGAGAAGAAGCTTAATGGCATTCTGGCTGATGAGATGGGACTGGGCAAGACGATCCAGACCATCTCCCTGCTTGCCCACTTGGCCTGTGAGAAAG GTAACTGGGGACCCCATTTGATCATCGTCCCCACCAGTGTGATGTTGAACTGGGAAATGGAGCTGAAACGTTGGTGCCCCAGCTTTAAAATCCTCACTTATTATGGAGCCCAGAAAGAGAGGAAGCTCAAGCGGCAG GGCTGGACCAAGCCCAATGCCTTCCACGTGTGTATCACGTCTTACAAGCTGGTGCTGCAGGACCACCAGGCCTTCCGCCGCAAGAACTGGCGCTATCTTATTCTGGATGAGGCTCAGAACATCAAGAACTTCAAGTCACAGCGCTGGCAGTCACTGCTCAATTTCAACAG CCAGAGGCGCCTGCTCCTGACAGGGACTCCCTTGCAGAACAGCCTCATGGAACTGTGGTCCTTGATGCACTTTTTGATGCCTCATGTCTTCCAGTCTCATCGAGAGTTCAAGGAGTGGTTCTCTAACCCTTTAACTGGCATGATTGAGGGCAGCCAAGAGTATAATGAAGGGCTAGTCAAACGCCTGCACAAG GTTTTGCGGCCCTTTTTGCTACGCCGAGTTAAGGTGGATGTTGAGAAGCAAATGCCCAAAAAGTATGAGCATGTTATCCGTTGCCGGCTTTCTAAGCGCCAACGCTGTCTCTACGATGACTTCATGGCACAGACTAC aACCAAGGAGACACTAGCTACAGGCCATTTCATGAGTGTCATCAACATTTTGATGCAACTTCGGAAAGTCTGCAATCATCCAAACTTGTTTGACCCTCGGCCTGTCACCTCCCCTTTCATTACCCCAGGCATCTGCTTCAGCACCGCCTCTCTGGTGCTGCAGGCCACTGATGTCCACCCTCTCCAG CGGATAGATATGGGTCTGTTTGACCTTATTGGCCTGGAGGGTCGCGTCTCTCGATACGAGGCTGACACCTTTCTGCCCCGACACCGACTCTCCCGCCGGGTACTTCTAGAGGTGGCTACTGCTCCAGACCCCCCACCCCGGCCCAAGCCAGTCAAAATGAAGGTCAACAG GATGCTGCAGCCAGTGCCCAAGCAAGAAGGCCGGACAGTGGTGGTGGTGAACAGCCCACGGACGCCCCTGGGCCCTGTCCCAGTCCGACCCCCTTCAGGCCCTGAGCTCTCAGCCCAGCTCACCCCTGGCTCAACCCCCCCGGTGCTGCCAGCGCCACTGATGGTGTCGGCCTCAACCACTGGGTCCCCGCTTATTCCAGCATCCCGgccccctggccctgttctgttGCCCCCGCTGCAGCCAAACAGTGGTCCCCTCCCCCAGG TGTTGCCATCTCCCTTGGGAGTCCTGGGTGGAACCTCACGGCCTCCCACACCAACCCTATCCTTAAAGCCAGCTCCGCCTGCTCCAGTTCGCCTcagcccagccccacccccaggctCCTCCAGTCTGTTGAAGCCCCTCACAGTGCCACCGGGCTACACCTTTCCTcctgctgctgccaccaccacttCTGCCACCACAGCCACTGCCACTACCACAGCAGTGCCAGCTCCAACTCCTGCGCCACAGCGCCTCATCTTGACTCCTGATATGCAGGCTCGCCTGCCCT CAGGTGAAGTGGTCAGCATCGGACAGTTGGCCTCACTGGCACAACGTCCAGTGGCTAGCACAGGGGGAAGCAAACCTCTGACCTTCCAAATCCAGGGCAACAAGCTGACTTTGACTGGTGCCCAGGTGCGCCAGCTTGCTGTGGGGCAGCCCCGCCCGCTGCAAA TGCCACCAACCATGGTGAATAATACAGGCGTGGTGAAGATTGTAGTGAGACAGGCCCCTCGGGATGGACTGACTCCTGTTCCTCCATTGGCCCCAGCGCCCCGGCCTCCCAGCTCTGGGCTTCCAGCTGTGTTGACTCCACGTCCCACATTAACCCCTGGCCGGCTACCCACACCTGCTCTGGGTACTTCCCGGGCCCCTATATCCACGCCCACTCTGGTGAGGCCCCTTCTCAAGCTGGTCCACAGCCCTTCGCCTGAAGTCACTG CTTCAGCACCCGGAGCTGCTCCCTTGACcatctcttctcctcttcctgtgccgtcctcactcCCTGGGCCAGCTTCTTCTCCAATGCCAGTtcccaactcctctccacttgctAGTCCTGTGTCCTCTACGGTCCCGGTCCCAGCCCCAGTCTCGTCTTCACTCCCCATCTCTGTCTCTACCACACTTCCTGCCTCAGCCTCAGCTCCGCTTACCATTCCCATCTCAGCCTCCTTACCGGCTTCAGCTTCGGGCCCGGCTCTGTTGACCACTGTGACTCCAACGCTGGCACCTGTTGTCTCAGCGGTTCCCGGATCCCCCTCTTTGGCTCCAGCTGGGGCTTCCCCATCAGCATCAGCCTTGACTCTAGGTTTGGCCACAGCTCCGTCCCTGTCCCCATCTCAGGCACCTGGTCACCCTCTGTTGTTGGCTCCCACCTCTTCACATGTTCCAGGGTTGAACTCAACTGTGGCCCCAGCATGCTCACCCGTCCTGGTGCCAGCTTCAGCTCTGGCCAGTCCTTTTCCGGCAGCGCCAAACCCAGCTCCAGCTCAGGCTTCCCTTCTGGCTCCAGCACCTTCTACATCTCAGACCCTGGCCACCTCTTTGGCTCCCATGGCGGCTCCACAGACAGCAATCTTGGCTCCTTCTCCAGCTCCTTCTCTGGCTCCTCTTCCAGTCCTGGCTTCATCACAGACTCCAGTTCCAGTCCTGGCTCCATCATCTACTCCAGGAACCCCTTTAGTCTCAACTTCTTCACTGGTGCCAGCCCCAACTCCTGTGTTGGCTTCGTCGTCAGCTCAGACTATGGTATCAGCCCCAGTTCCACCACCTCTTCCAAGCCTGGCTTCTACACAGACACTGGCCCTAGCCCCAGCTTTAGCATCCACTCTTAGCGGCTCGTCTCCATCTCAGACACACTCTTTGGGAACAGGAAACCCTCAGGGGGCCTTTCCAGCTCAGACATTGTCATTGACTCCAGCATCATCCCTTGTACCAGCTCCAGCACAGACACTCTCTTTGGCACCAGGGCCACCACTGGGTCCAACTCAGACGCTGTCTCTAGCTGCAGCACCCACTTTGGCTCCAGCTTCTCCAGTGGGCTTGTCCCCGGCTCACACACTGACTTTGGCTCCAGCGTCGTCATCTGCTTCACTCCTGGCCCCAGCATCAGTGCAAACACTGGCCTTGAGCCCTACCCAAGTTCCTGTGCCTACCCTGGGCCCAGCTGCAGCCTCAACACAGGCCCCAACTTCCCAGCCATCTTCCCTTGTGGCTTCGACATCTGGCTCTGCTCCGTTTCCTGTCACCATGGTATCCCGGCTGCCTGTTCCAAAGGATGAGCCTGAGACACTGACGTTGCGCTCTGGCCCCCCCAGCCCACCCTCCACTGCTACCTCGTTCACTGGCCCTCGGCCTCGACGCcagcccccaccaccacctcGTTCCCCTTTCTATCTG GATTCtctggaggaaaagaggaagcGACAGCGATCTGAACGTCTGGAACGGATTTTCCAACTTAGCGAGGCTCATGGGGCCCTGGCACCCGTGTATGGGACTGAAGTCCTGGATTTCTGTACCCTGCCCCAACCTGTTGCCAGCCCCATCGGTCCTCATGCTCCTGGCCCCAACCACCCCACCTTTTGGACTTTTACCGAGGCTGCCCGCAGGGCTGTACTGTTTCCCCAGCAACGACTAGACCAGCTGTCAGAAATCATTGAGAG GTTCATCTTTGTCATGCCTCCTGTGGAGGCACCTGCCCCTTCCCTGCATGCCTGCCATCCACCCCCTTGGCTGGCCCCACGTCAGGCAGCCTTCCAGGAGCAACTGGCTTGTGAGCTCTGGCCACGGGCTCGTCCTTTACACCGTATTGTGTGCAACATGCGCACCCAGTTCCCTGACTTGAGGCTCATCCAGTATGATTGCG GAAAGTTGCAAACGTTGGCAGTGCTGCTGAGGCAGCTCAAGGCAGAGGGCCACCGGGTGCTCATTTTCACTCAGATGACCCGAATGCTGGATGTACTAGAGCAGTTCCTTACTTACCATGGCCACCTCTACTTACGTCTGGATGGGTCTACTCGAGTTGAGCAGAGACAG GCCTTGATGGAACGATTCAATGCAGACAAACGCATATTCTGCTTCATCCTTTCAACTCGGAGTGGAGGTGTGGGCGTAAACCTGACAGGAGCAGACACTGTTGTCTTTTATGACAGTGACTGGAATCCCACCATGGATGCTCAGGCCCAGGATCGCTGTCACCGAATTGGCCAGACCCGAGATGTCCACATCTATAG GCTTATCAGTGAACGGACAGTGGAGGAGAACATCCTTAAAAAGGCAAATCAGAAGAGAATGTTGGGAGATATGGCCATTGAGGGAGGCAACTTCACCACAGCCTATTTTAAACAG CAGACCATCCGAGAGCTGTTTGATATGCCCCTGGAGGAGCCATCTAACTCATCCATACCCTCTGCCcctgaagaggaggaagaggctgtGGCTAACAAGCAGACCCATATCCTGGAGCAG GCGTTGTGTCGGGCAGAGGATGAAGAAGATATCCGTGCGGCCACTCAGGCCAAAGCTGAACAGGTGGCTGAGCTAGCGGAATTCAATGAAAATGATGGGTTTCCTGCTGGCGAGGGAGAAGAGGCCAGTCGGCCTGGGGCTGAGGATGAGGAGATGTCCCGGGCTGAGCAGGAAATTGCTGCCCTTGTAGAACAG CTGACTCCCATTGAGCGCTATGCCATGAAATTCCTGGAAGCCTCGCTGGAGGAAGTGAGCCGTGAGGAACTCAAACAGGCGGAA GAGCAAGTGGAAGCTGCCCGCAAGGACCTGGACCAAGCCAAGGAAGAGGTGTTCCGCCTACcccaagaggaggaggaggggccaGGGGCTGGGGATGAGACTTCCTGTGGGACAGGTGGAGGCAGCCACCGGCGCAGTAAGAAGATCAAGGCTCCTGAGAGGCCGGGAACCCGAGTCAGTGAGCGTCTTCGTGGAGCCCGGGCTGAGACTCAAGGGGCAAACCACACTCCCGTCACACCTACCCAACATACCCGCAGTACCTCCACACCCCCCCGCAGCAGCCCTGCTAGGGAGCGAACTCCCCGGCTGGCACCTAGGCCTCGACCCACTCCAGCTCCTGCTATCCCAGTCCCCACCCCAGTCCCCATTTCGTCCCCAAATCCAGTAACCATTCTTCCTGTCCATATCTTGCCTCCTCCTccacctcttcctccttcccagaTTCCTCCCTCTTGTTGTTCTCCTGCCTGCACTCCTCCTCCTGCCTGTACCCCCTCACCAGCTCATACACCCCCACCAGCCCATACCCCTCTTTTAACTCCTTCCTCCCCTCTTCTGCTTGGTCCATCTTCTGTGCCTATTTCCCCCCCAGGCACCAACCTCCCCTTGGGTTTGGGGCCTGAGGCAGAGTTGTGTGCACAAGCGTTGGCATCTCCTGAGTCCCTGGAGCTCACTGGCATGGCCAGTTCTGAGGCTTCCCCGCTCGCTCTTGTGTCCCCCAAGGATCTGTTGCCAGTTGCTGCTGAGGTCCTGCCCATGTCAGAGAAGAACCTTTCTCTCACTCCTCCTGCACCTAGCCTAACCCTGGAGTCTGGCAGCATCCTCAATGGTCAAGAACAGGAGGTGCAAGAACCTGCCCAGGGGACAGTTCTCACAGTGCTGCCTGATGGGGAGGAGGTACCTGTGTGTCTGAGTGAGAGCAATGGAGTGGAGCTCCCACCCTCAGCAGCATCTGATGAGCCACTTCAGGAGCCACTGGAGGCTGTCAGGAACTCTGAAGAGCTGGTAGAGGCCCAGACCCCAACCTCCAGCCCAGAGAAGCTGCAGGAACTTGTTACAGCAGAGGTCACAGCCCCATCAACCTCATCCTCAGCCACCTCCTCCCCTGAGGGTCCTTCACCTGCCCGGCCACCTCGGCGTCGCACCAGTGCTGATGTAGAAATTCGGGGTCAGGGTGCTGGTTGTCCAGGGCAGCCTCCAGGCCCCAAAGTGCTTCGCAAGCTGCCAGGACGGCTAGTAACTGTGGTAGAGGAGAAGGAGCTGGTGAGGCGACGGCGACagcaacggggaactgccagcaCCCCGGCACCTGTGGTTTCTGAGACGGGTGCGAGCCTGGGGAGCCCATCCACGTGCAGCACGTCAGGGCAGGAATCTTCACCTCCCACCAGTGGGCCCTGCGAAGCTTCTCCGCCATCCACGCTGCCCACCCAAACCCAGCAACCCTTCATAGCTCGTCGTCGCATTGAGTTGGGGGTGACTGGTGGAGGCAGCCCAGAGAATGGAGAAAGGGAGCTGCTTGCCATTACCCCACCTGCTGTGAAGCGCCGGAGAGGGaggccccccaaaaaaaacaggtCTCCGGCAGATTCTGGGCAAGGGGTGGATGAAATACCCTCATCCACCTCTAAGGGAAAAACCAATGGGGCTGACCCAGTCCCTGGGGCGGAGACCCTCATTGTTGCAGAACCTGTTGTAGGACCCCAGCTtattcctgggccccaccctcTTGGACCCCAGTCAATTCACAAACCCGAGCCCATCATCTTGTCACCTGTGGAGAAAAGAAGGCGTGGGAGGCCTCCTAAGGCACGAGATTTGCCCATCCCTGGGACCATTTCTTCACCAGGGGATGGCAACTTAGAGAGCCGGACACAGCCACTCCCATTACCACCACCCTTGCCATCCTTCCCACCACTCCTAGCCTGTCCCGCTACTGTCACCAACACTGTCACCACCGTCACCATTTCAACGTCCCCACCCAAGCGCAAGCGAGGCCGACCTCCCAAGAATCCGCCATCACCTCGGCCCAGTCAGCTCCCTGTCTTGGACCGTGACAGCTCTTCTGTCCTTGAGAGCTGTGGACTAGGAAGGCAGCAGCAACTCCAGGGCCAGGGGGACAGTGAAGGCAGTTCTTCTGATGAAGATGGAGGCCGCCCCCTCACCCGCCTGGCCCGTCTGCGACTTGAAGCAGAGGGAATGCGGGGACGAAAGAGTGAAGGGTCCATGGTGGTGGCTGTAATTCAGGATGACCTGGATTTAGTGGAGAGTGGGCCAGgcgggttggaattgactcctccTGTGGTCTCATTAGCCCCAAAACTGCGCTCGACCCGGCTGCGTCCAGGGTCTCTAGTCCCCCCGCTAGAGACTGAGAAGGTGCCTCGCAAACGGGCAGGGGCTCCAGTTGGTGGGGGTCCTGGGCAGGCAAAGCGAGGCCGTCCTCAGCCCCTGAGCCCCCTGGGGCCTGAGGATTCTGTGGAGGAGTCTGAGGCTGAAGCCTCaggtgaggaggaggaagaggatgggACCCCACGCCGCAAGCCTGGCCCCCGCCGGCTTGGTGGGACCAACCAAGGGGACCAGCGCATCTTGCGCAGCAGTGCCCCTCCCCACCTGGCTGGCCCTACCATTAGTCACAGAGGCCGCAAGGCCAAGACGTGA